A window from Fragaria vesca subsp. vesca linkage group LG5, FraVesHawaii_1.0, whole genome shotgun sequence encodes these proteins:
- the LOC101306930 gene encoding cationic peroxidase 2-like, translating to MYRKSSILLMLLLLSLATTLPSAQASKQVPRVGYYSRSCPSAESIVKQTVQSHFKSNPTIAPGLLRMHFHDCFVQGCDGSVLLDGPSTEKTAGPNRGLRGWDVIDDAKTKLEAACPGVVSCADILALAARDSVVLTKGIDWKVPTGRLDGRVSLASETSALPGARDSMKVQKDKFKNLGLNTQDLVTLVGGHTIGTTACQLFSYRLYNFNTTGNGDATDPTISPSFLSQLKSLCPQNDDGTKRVDLDTGSVNRFDATFFKNLKNGRGVLESDQMLWTDASTRSFVQRFLGVRGLQALNFNAEFGRSMVKMSKIGLKPAAKGEIRRICSVTN from the exons ATGTACCGTAAGTCATCCATTTTGTTAATGCTTCTCTTGCTTTCCTTGGCTACAACCTTGCCCTCTGCCCAAGCAAGCAAACAAGTCCCCCGCGTCGGATACTATTCGCGTTCATGTCCCAGCGCAGAGTCCATTGTCAAACAAACAGTTCAATCTCACTTCAAATCCAATCCTACCATTGCTCCTGGCTTGTTAAGAATGCACTTCCATGACTGCTTTGTTCAAGGCTGCGATGGTTCTGTTCTTCTTGACGGTCCAAGCACGGAGAAAACTGCCGGCCCTAACCGCGGATTAAGAGGTTGGGATGTTATCGACGATGCAAAGACAAAGCTTGAAGCCGCATGCCCTGGGGTTGTTTCCTGTGCTGACATTCTCGCCCTAGCTGCTCGTGATTCTGTCGTTTTG ACCAAGGGAATCGATTGGAAGGTGCCTACCGGAAGATTAGACGGACGTGTTTCATTGGCATCCGAGACTTCAGCTCTGCCTGGCGCTAGGGACTCCATGAAAGTACAGAAGGACAAGTTCAAGAATTTAGGTCTCAACACTCAAGATCTTGTCACTCTTGTTG GTGGACACACCATTGGAACTACCGCTTGTCAGTTATTCAGCTATAGACTCTATAACTTCAACACAACTGGAAATGGTGATGCTACAGACCCTACTATCAGTCCTTCATTCCTTTCTCAACTAAAATCACTTTGCCCACAAAATGATGATGGAACCAAGCGTGTTGATCTAGACACAGGCAGCGTAAACCGATTTGATGCAACATTCTTTAAGAACTTGAAGAATGGGCGTGGTGTACTCGAGTCCGATCAAATGTTATGGACTGATGCCTCCACCAGAAGCTTTGTCCAACGTTTCTTGGGAGTCAGAGGCTTGCAAGCACTGAATTTTAATGCAGAGTTCGGAAGGTCTATGGTGAAGATGAGTAAAATTGGTTTGAAACCTGCGGCAAAGGGTGAAATTCGCCGCATTTGTTCTGTAACTAACTGA
- the LOC101312257 gene encoding zinc finger A20 and AN1 domain-containing stress-associated protein 8-like, whose amino-acid sequence MNLHDESSGCQAPPAGPIICIKHCGFYGAAATMNMCSKCYKDSVMKQEQPKLAASSTGIAINGKPKEPIVSADVHVNVQADPADPKSNFKNSFFSFASQYDASDPRPSSFTFGSGQNNGEVKPPEGKKRCTSCNKRVGLTGFSCRCGDLFCAVHRYPEKHECSYDYRSTGREVLAKANPAVKAEKLDKI is encoded by the coding sequence ATGAACCTTCATGACGAGAGTAGTGGATGTCAAGCTCCCCCTGCAGGTCCTATCATATGCATAAAACATTGTGGTTTCTATGGAGCTGCTGCCACCATGAATATGTGTTCCAAGTGCTACAAGGACTCGGTGATGAAACAAGAGCAGCCTAAGCTTGCCGCATCATCCACTGGAATTGCTATCAATGGAAAACCAAAGGAACCTATTGTTTCTGCTGATGTACATGTAAACGTTCAAGCGGATCCAGCGGACCCAAAATCTAATTTTAAGAACTCCTTCTTTTCTTTTGCGTCGCAGTATGATGCCTCTGATCCGAGACCGTCCTCCTTTACTTTTGGGTCAGGCCAGAATAACGGTGAGGTGAAGCCGCCGGAGGGCAAGAAACGGTGCACTAGCTGCAACAAGCGGGTTGGTCTGACAGGGTTTAGCTGTCGTTGTGGTGACCTGTTTTGTGCGGTACATCGTTATCCGGAGAAACATGAATGTTCTTATGATTATCGTTCTACAGGTCGTGAGGTCTTGGCTAAAGCCAATCCTGCTGTCAAAGCTGAGAAGCTTGATAAAATCTGA